In the Chroococcidiopsis sp. SAG 2025 genome, one interval contains:
- a CDS encoding M61 family metallopeptidase codes for MTEATLTQVGKISSFTPTIHYQVAMPQPENHLFEVVLHLSGWKLPVLDLKMPVWTPGSYLVREYAKHLQDFSASAGEQALAWQKLSKNHWQVETGDRSDITVRYRIHANELSVRTNHLNATHGYFNGAAIFCRLPGLEQQPIQVAIAPPRSDWRVTTPLPAVPGQTNTFTATDFDTLVDSPFEIGCHQSYQFEVSGKSHELAIWGKGNADAAKMIPDIKKIIEVEAELFGGLPYDKYIFLLHLASQNNGGLEHKFACSLIYSRFGFRDRDKYERFMQLVAHEFFHLWNVKRIRPKALEVFDYDNENYTPSLWFCEGTTSYYDLAIPLRAGIYNDKTYLKNLSKEITRLQTTPGRLVQPASESSFDAWIKLYRYDNNTNNSQISYYLKGELVSLLLDLSIREKHQNRRSLDDVMRLMWQQFGKDEIGFTPAQLKQVIESVAGANLDDFFKSYIDGTEELPFDRYLEPFGLKLVAEDEESVPYIGMKVQAENGKDAIKFVEIDAPAQRAGIEPGDELLAIDGLKATANNLSDRLRDYQPGDAIEVTVFHQEELCTHTVTLAAPRPSRYQVVPVENPSPTQKHNYEGWLGSRC; via the coding sequence ATGACTGAAGCTACATTAACTCAAGTTGGTAAGATTTCTAGCTTTACACCAACAATTCATTATCAAGTTGCCATGCCTCAACCAGAAAATCATCTGTTTGAGGTTGTTTTGCATTTAAGCGGTTGGAAATTGCCAGTATTAGATTTAAAAATGCCAGTTTGGACACCAGGTTCTTACTTGGTGCGAGAATATGCCAAACACTTACAAGATTTTTCTGCCAGCGCGGGGGAACAGGCTTTAGCGTGGCAGAAGTTAAGTAAAAATCACTGGCAAGTAGAAACAGGCGATCGCTCTGACATTACTGTACGCTACCGCATCCATGCTAACGAGCTGTCAGTAAGGACGAATCACCTCAATGCGACTCACGGCTATTTTAACGGTGCGGCTATCTTCTGTCGCCTCCCAGGACTAGAACAGCAACCGATCCAAGTCGCGATCGCACCACCAAGATCGGATTGGCGCGTCACAACTCCTCTACCAGCAGTACCGGGGCAAACCAACACGTTTACTGCCACAGATTTTGATACGTTGGTAGACAGTCCGTTTGAAATTGGCTGTCACCAATCGTATCAGTTTGAGGTGTCGGGTAAGTCGCACGAACTGGCGATTTGGGGTAAAGGTAATGCCGATGCTGCCAAGATGATTCCCGATATTAAAAAGATTATCGAGGTAGAAGCAGAACTATTTGGTGGTTTACCTTACGACAAGTACATATTTTTGTTGCATCTAGCGTCACAAAATAATGGTGGGTTAGAGCATAAATTTGCTTGCTCGTTGATTTATTCTCGCTTTGGGTTTCGCGATCGCGACAAGTACGAGCGCTTCATGCAACTTGTTGCCCACGAATTTTTTCACCTTTGGAATGTTAAGCGAATTCGTCCAAAAGCATTAGAGGTTTTCGATTACGATAACGAAAATTACACGCCGTCGCTGTGGTTTTGTGAAGGGACAACTAGCTATTACGATTTAGCTATTCCTTTACGGGCGGGTATTTATAACGATAAGACTTATTTGAAGAATTTGAGTAAGGAAATTACTCGCCTACAAACTACGCCAGGACGACTCGTACAGCCTGCTTCTGAGTCGAGTTTTGATGCTTGGATTAAGCTATATCGTTACGACAATAATACTAACAATTCCCAAATTTCCTATTATCTAAAAGGAGAATTAGTCTCGCTTTTACTCGATTTGTCGATCCGAGAGAAACATCAAAATCGGCGCTCGCTAGATGATGTAATGCGTCTGATGTGGCAGCAATTCGGCAAAGATGAAATTGGTTTTACTCCGGCACAGTTAAAACAAGTTATTGAATCTGTGGCTGGAGCAAATTTAGATGATTTCTTTAAAAGCTACATTGATGGTACGGAAGAATTACCTTTCGATCGTTATCTCGAACCCTTTGGGTTGAAATTAGTCGCAGAAGATGAGGAATCCGTGCCTTATATAGGTATGAAAGTGCAAGCAGAAAATGGCAAGGACGCGATTAAATTTGTGGAGATCGATGCACCAGCACAGCGAGCCGGAATCGAGCCTGGGGATGAATTACTAGCAATTGATGGCTTAAAAGCAACAGCAAATAATCTGAGCGATCGCCTGCGAGATTACCAACCAGGAGATGCGATCGAAGTTACAGTTTTCCATCAAGAAGAACTATGCACTCATACTGTGACTTTAGCTGCTCCTCGTCCTAGTCGCTATCAAGTTGTCCCAGTAGAAAATCCCTCTCCGACTCAAAAACACAACTATGAGGGATGGCTTGGGAGTCGCTGTTAA
- a CDS encoding carbon-nitrogen hydrolase family protein, whose product MKSYLAAAVQMTSVPDLEKNLVQAEELIELAVRQGAELITLPENFSYLGREEDKIAQAAAIASKSEKFLRTVAQRFQVTILGGGFPVPVDDRKVYNTALLIGPSGEELACYQKVHLFDVNLPDGNTYRESSTVQAGTQLPVVYPSTELGHLGLSICYDVRFPELYRHLAYKGADVMFIPAAFTAYTGKDHWQILLQARAIENTCYILAPAQTGKHYALRQSHGHAMVIDPWGVILADAGDRPGVAIAEINPVRLEQVRRQMPSLQHRVFV is encoded by the coding sequence ATGAAGTCTTATCTCGCTGCTGCCGTTCAAATGACTAGCGTGCCTGACCTAGAGAAAAATTTGGTACAGGCTGAAGAATTAATCGAACTTGCCGTCCGTCAAGGCGCGGAGTTGATTACCTTGCCGGAAAACTTCTCTTATTTGGGACGGGAAGAGGATAAAATTGCCCAAGCAGCAGCGATCGCCTCGAAAAGCGAAAAATTTCTCCGAACTGTCGCGCAACGGTTTCAGGTAACAATTCTCGGCGGCGGGTTTCCCGTACCAGTTGACGATCGCAAAGTTTATAATACAGCCTTACTGATTGGACCAAGTGGGGAAGAACTCGCCTGCTATCAAAAGGTACACTTATTTGATGTCAACTTACCCGATGGCAATACTTACCGCGAATCCAGTACCGTACAAGCTGGAACGCAGTTACCAGTAGTTTATCCCTCTACAGAATTGGGTCATCTAGGGCTTTCCATTTGCTACGATGTCCGCTTTCCCGAACTCTACCGCCACTTAGCATACAAGGGAGCCGATGTGATGTTTATCCCAGCGGCTTTTACGGCATACACTGGTAAAGACCATTGGCAAATCTTGTTACAAGCTAGAGCAATTGAAAATACTTGTTATATTCTTGCCCCCGCGCAGACAGGGAAACATTACGCCCTACGTCAGTCTCACGGACATGCAATGGTTATCGATCCTTGGGGAGTTATTTTAGCCGATGCAGGCGATCGCCCAGGAGTGGCGATCGCGGAAATTAATCCCGTTCGTCTCGAACAAGTCCGCCGCCAAATGCCTTCGTTACAGCATCGGGTATTTGTTTAA
- the fba gene encoding class II fructose-bisphosphate aldolase (catalyzes the reversible aldol condensation of dihydroxyacetonephosphate and glyceraldehyde 3-phosphate in the Calvin cycle, glycolysis, and/or gluconeogenesis), which yields MALVPMRLMLDHAAENGYGIPAFNVNNMEQIQAIMQAAKETDSPVILQASRGARKYAGENFLRHLILAAVETYPYIPIAMHQDHGNEPATCYSAIKNGFTSVMMDGSLEADAKSPASYEYNVNVTREVVKVAHALGVSVEGELGCLGSLETGMGEAEDGHGFEGKLSQDQLLTDPDQAVDFVEQTQVDALAVAIGTSHGAYKFTRKPTGEILAISRIEEIHRRLPNTHLVMHGSSSVPEDLLALINQYGGKIPETYGVPVEEIQKGIKSGVRKVNIDTDNRLAITAAVREALAKDAKEFDPRHFLKPSIKYMQKVCADRYQQFSAAGNASKIKQISTDDFAAKYAKGELNAITKKTATV from the coding sequence ATGGCGCTCGTACCAATGCGGCTGATGTTGGATCACGCGGCAGAGAATGGATACGGCATTCCAGCTTTCAACGTGAATAACATGGAGCAGATCCAAGCAATCATGCAGGCTGCTAAAGAAACAGACAGCCCCGTGATTCTACAAGCCTCTCGTGGCGCTCGTAAGTATGCAGGTGAAAATTTCCTGCGTCACCTAATTTTGGCAGCAGTAGAAACTTATCCTTATATTCCTATTGCCATGCATCAAGATCATGGTAACGAGCCTGCTACTTGCTATTCAGCAATCAAAAATGGCTTTACCAGTGTCATGATGGATGGTTCTCTAGAAGCTGATGCTAAATCCCCAGCTAGCTACGAATACAATGTCAACGTTACCCGCGAAGTTGTAAAAGTAGCTCACGCTCTAGGCGTTAGCGTAGAAGGCGAACTCGGTTGCTTGGGTTCTTTAGAAACTGGCATGGGTGAAGCTGAAGACGGACATGGTTTTGAGGGTAAGTTATCCCAGGATCAATTGTTAACAGATCCAGATCAAGCAGTTGATTTCGTAGAGCAAACTCAAGTAGATGCTTTGGCAGTGGCAATTGGAACCAGCCACGGCGCTTACAAGTTTACCCGCAAGCCAACAGGTGAAATTTTGGCGATTAGCCGCATTGAAGAAATCCACCGTCGTTTGCCCAACACTCACTTGGTCATGCACGGTTCTTCCTCAGTACCCGAAGACTTACTGGCTCTAATCAACCAGTACGGCGGAAAAATTCCCGAGACCTACGGCGTGCCAGTTGAAGAGATTCAAAAAGGGATCAAGAGTGGAGTACGGAAGGTAAATATCGATACCGACAACCGCTTGGCAATCACTGCTGCGGTACGGGAAGCTCTAGCTAAAGATGCTAAAGAATTCGACCCCCGCCACTTCCTGAAGCCTTCCATCAAGTACATGCAAAAAGTCTGTGCCGACCGCTATCAGCAATTTAGCGCTGCTGGCAACGCTAGCAAGATCAAGCAAATTTCTACCGATGATTTTGCTGCTAAGTATGCTAAGGGCGAATTAAACGCTATCACCAAAAAGACTGCAACCGTGTAA
- a CDS encoding GNAT family N-acetyltransferase produces the protein MGFWKGWFSGSETATGTKTAPVEEEAVESMGFSALNGESIVFSTDRNIDLYELEELCDAVGWARRPLRKVKKAIQHSFLVVSMWQVRGTQRRLIGFARATSDHAFNATIWDVVVHPSFQGKGLGKALMKYAIKKLRAEDISNITLFADPHVVDFYRGMGFMTDPEGIKGMFWYPN, from the coding sequence ATGGGTTTTTGGAAAGGCTGGTTTAGCGGTTCTGAAACTGCTACCGGAACCAAGACAGCGCCAGTAGAGGAGGAAGCCGTCGAATCTATGGGCTTTTCTGCTCTAAATGGTGAAAGTATTGTTTTTAGCACCGATCGCAACATCGACCTTTACGAGTTGGAAGAACTTTGCGATGCTGTCGGTTGGGCGCGTCGTCCTCTCCGTAAGGTTAAAAAAGCGATTCAGCACAGCTTTCTCGTCGTGTCGATGTGGCAAGTACGAGGAACTCAGCGAAGGCTAATTGGATTTGCCCGTGCTACTTCAGATCATGCCTTCAACGCTACTATTTGGGATGTCGTCGTGCATCCTAGCTTTCAGGGAAAGGGGCTAGGTAAGGCATTGATGAAATACGCAATTAAAAAACTTCGTGCTGAGGACATCAGCAACATTACTCTGTTTGCCGACCCTCATGTGGTAGATTTTTATCGGGGTATGGGTTTTATGACCGATCCTGAAGGGATTAAGGGGATGTTTTGGTATCCCAACTAG
- a CDS encoding alpha/beta hydrolase: MATIEIAGVRHVYELTAPTTFPHALVFVHGWLLSRAYWQPLIERLAVDYQCLSYDLRGFGQSHAISSQEKAEADTRDLALNGSNATKEDSSPYSPTAYARDLKCLLQELNISSAWLIGHSLGGTIALWTAQQMPQSVQGVICVNAGGGIYLKESFEQFRAVGTQLVKLRPRWLPLLPLVDLWMTRANVARAIARSWGRQRIVDLAIAHPEAALGALLDSTTETEINRLPQIVSQLQQPVYFLAGDKDKIMEPKYVRHLASFHPLFQACGENAIEIPECGHLAMLEQTDMVAEQIRAIVTQYK, from the coding sequence ATGGCAACCATAGAGATTGCGGGAGTGCGTCACGTTTACGAGTTGACTGCACCGACGACTTTTCCCCATGCTTTGGTATTCGTTCACGGTTGGCTGCTCAGCCGTGCCTACTGGCAACCTCTGATTGAAAGGCTGGCAGTAGACTATCAATGTTTATCTTACGATTTGCGTGGCTTTGGTCAATCTCACGCCATTTCTTCTCAAGAGAAGGCTGAAGCAGATACTCGGGATCTGGCGCTAAATGGCTCCAATGCTACAAAAGAAGATAGTTCTCCCTATTCACCCACTGCTTATGCTCGCGATTTGAAATGTTTATTGCAGGAACTTAACATTTCCAGCGCTTGGTTGATCGGTCACTCCCTTGGCGGGACGATCGCGCTCTGGACGGCTCAGCAAATGCCCCAGTCCGTACAGGGGGTCATTTGCGTGAATGCTGGTGGCGGAATTTATCTGAAGGAATCTTTCGAGCAATTTCGCGCAGTTGGGACTCAGTTGGTGAAACTTCGTCCCCGTTGGTTGCCTTTATTACCGTTAGTCGATTTATGGATGACGCGGGCAAATGTCGCCAGGGCGATCGCCCGCTCGTGGGGTCGTCAGCGAATTGTCGATCTGGCGATCGCTCATCCAGAAGCAGCTCTAGGAGCGCTTCTAGACTCTACTACGGAGACTGAAATTAATCGCCTACCACAGATCGTGTCACAGCTCCAACAACCAGTTTATTTTTTGGCAGGAGACAAAGACAAGATTATGGAACCAAAATACGTCCGCCATCTCGCCAGTTTTCACCCCTTGTTTCAAGCCTGTGGCGAAAATGCGATCGAAATTCCTGAATGCGGACATTTGGCAATGTTAGAACAAACAGATATGGTCGCCGAGCAAATTCGAGCTATAGTGACGCAGTACAAATAG